The Trueperaceae bacterium genomic interval GCGTTCCCCGGCCCGTCCGGCGCCAAGCCGAACCCGTCCAGCACGATCACGGCGACCGGCGTCCGGCCGTCCGCCCCCCCGTGGCGTTCCGCTCCGTCGTTCATCGGTCGTCCTCTCCGGCGCCGGCGCCCCATCGGCCGAGGGCGCGCGCCACGCGCGCATCGAGGCGGTCGAGGTCGGCCTCGCCGACCGCCTCGCGCGGTTTCCCTTCGCTCAACGCCAGCCGCACCGTCGCCGCATGCCGCAACTGCGGCGCCAACGCCGGCGACGCCAGCACCTGCGGCAGCAACGCCACCAGGTCCTCGTCCAGCGCCTCCACCGCGAGCGCCTCGGCGACGCGGCGTTCGTCGTCCCCAAGGTCCGGCGTCGCGGCGGCCGGATCGACCTTCAACCGCGCCGCCGCCCGCCGGACCGCCGGCGCCTCACGGTACCGGCGACAGGCGTCGCACGGGCCCGGGTCGGGGGACAGCGCCCCGCAGTGCGGGCACGGCGTCCAGCCCTCCGCCTCCGCCCGCGCCCGGTGCCGCAACCACCCCTCCGCCGCCTCGAGCGCCGGCGTCGCGACCGCGTCGGGCAGGTCCAACCGCCCGAGCGCCGCCATCAACCGCGTTCGCGCCCCCTCGTCGATCGCGACGGTGGCCTCCGCGGTCCGGTCCGGCGTCGCCCCGCCTCCCGCCTCCGCCCTCGCCTCCGCCGGCGTGCGCTCCGCGGGGCGGCCCGCGACGAACCGCACGTCCTTCACGACCCCCGGGCCGAAGCGTTCGGCGTAGGCGCGCAGGAAGCGGGGGCGCTGCATCGACAGGTGCATCGCGGTTTCGCTGTCGCTGACGTCCACGAACAGCGTGCCGTCGCGCACGGTGCGCGCGACCGCGAACCGTGCCAGCGTCGCGCCGACCACCTCCGGCCACGCCACGACCGCCGCCGCCCGCCGGTAGGCGCGCGTCCGGCCCCCCTTCGCGAAGAACTTCGCGACGACGTTCGCGACGTGCTCAGCCATCGTCGGCCCCACCCCCGGCCGGCGTCGCCGCGACCGCCGCCCCGTCCTCCGCCGCCCCGTCCTCCACCGCGCCCGCCTCCGTCACGACGCCGCCCGCGACGCGCAGCACCCGCGTCGCGTGCGGCGGCGCTTCGGTGCCCGACACCAACGCCTGCGGCAACCGCCCCGACAACGCCAACAGGTACGCCCGCCGGTCGGCGTCCAACTCCGCGGAGAAGTCGTCGAGCAGCAGTAGCGGCGCCGCGCCGTGCTTCTCCTCCAGGAGCCGCAACTCCGCGACCCGCAACGCCAACGCCGCCGTCCGCGCCTCCCCGCGCGAACCGAACGTCTGCACCGCCCGCCCGTCCAGCGTGAGCGCCAGATCGTCGCGGTGCGGCCCCACGACCGTCACGCCGCGCGCGCGCTCCTCCGCCGCGCTCGCGCGCAACGCCACCTCGAGGGGCGCGTCCCCCTGCGACCGCTCGAGCGCGACCGCGAACCGCTTCGCGCCCCCCGCGACGTCGCCGTACACCTCCGCCGCGACCGCGTCGACGCGCGCCACGGCGCGCGCCCGCAGGTCCCCGATCTCGTCCCCGACCGCCGCCAACCGCTGGCCGAGCACCGCGACCAGGTCCGCCGCCGCGCCGGTCTTCAGGCCGGCGTTGCGCTGCTCCAGCACCCGCGCGTACTCGCGCGCCAACGCCGCGTGGCGCGGCGACAAGCGGTCCAGCAGATCGTCCAGCCAGCCGCGCCGTCGCGACGGCGACCCGTGCACCAGGTCGGCGTCCTGCGGCGTCATGCGCACCGCCGCGAAGTGGCGCGCGACGTCGCCCCGCCGGACCGCCTGCCCGTCGAGGCGGACGACCTTCCGGCCCGCCGCCAAGCCCACGTGCACCTGCGAGGCCACGCCCTCGCGGCGGAGGTCGGCGGCGACGAACCCCTCCGCCTCCCCCCACCGCAACGCGTCGCCGACCGTGCCGCTCGGCAGGGCCCCGGTCGACGCCAGGTAGGCGGCGTCCAACAGGTTCGATTTCCCCGCCGCGTTGGGACCCACGATCGCCGTCACGCCCGGCTCGAACGCGAGCGCGCCGGTCGCGAGGTTCCGGAACGCGAACTGGCGCAGCCCCTCGAGGATCACCGGGGCAGCATACCGCCGGTCCGGCCGGGCCCGGCGTTCGCGTTCGTCGCGCGGACGCTGCGCCGCGCACCGGTGGGTTGCTACCGTGACCCGCATGACCGTCCCCCCGCCCGCGTCCCTCGACCCGGCCGCCCTGCGCGCCGAGACGCCGATCCTGCAACGCGAGGTGCACGGCCACCCCCTCGTCTACCTCGATCACGCCGCCACCGCGCAACGCCCCCGCGCCGTGATCGACGCCATGGCCCGCCACTACGAACGCCACCACGCCAACGTCCACCGCGGCGCCCACCAACTCGCGGCGGAGGCGACCGACGCCTACGAAGCGGCGCGCACCGCGATCGCGGCGTTCCTCGGTGCGCCCGACGCGCGCTCCCTCGTGTTCGTGCGCAACGCCACCGAAGCGATCAACCTCCTCGCCCGCGCGTGGGGCGACGCCCACCTCCAGGCGGGCGACGAGATCCTCGTCCCGGTCTCCGAGCACCACGCCAACCTGGTCCCGTGGCAGATGGCGGCCCAGCGCACCGGCGCGCGCATCGTGCCGCTGCCCCTCGGCGCGGATCAGCGGCTCGACCTCGACGCGTTCCGCGCGCGCCTCTCGCACCGTACGAAGCTCGTGGCGGTCGGGCACATGTCGAACGTGCTCGGCGTCGTCCACCCCGTCGCCGACATCGCCGACCTCGCGCACGGCGTCGGCGCCCAGGTGTTCGTCGACGGCGCGCAGGCGGCGCCGCACCTGCCCGTCGACGTCGCCGCGCTCGGGGTCGACGCCTACGCGGTGTCGGGCCACAAGATGATGGGCCCCACCGGCATCGGGGCGTTGTGGGCCCGCGCCGACCTGCTCGAGGCCCTCCCGCCGTTCCTCGGGGGCGGCGAAATGATCGCGAAGGTCGAGATGGAGACCTCGACGTACGCCGGCATCCCCAACCGCTTCGAGGCGGGCACGCCCGCCGTCGCCGAAGCGGTCGGTTGGCACGCCGCCGTCGACGTCCTGCGCGGCGTCGGCATGGACGCCGTGTGGGCGCACGACCACGCGCTCGGCGAAGCGATGCTGGCGCGCTTCGACGCCCTCGAGGGCGTCACGACGTTCGGCCCGCGCGGCGCGGACCGCGGCGGGATCCTGCCGTTCGTGATCGACGGCGTCCACCCCCACGACGTCGCCACCGCCCTCGACGCCGAGGGCATCGCGGTGCGCGCCGGCCACCACTGCGCCCAACCGCTCATGGCGGCGCTCGGGGTGCCCTCCACGGTGCGCGCCAGCACCCACGTCACCACCACCGACGCGGAGATCGACGCGCTCGCCGACGCCGTCGCGTCCGCCCGCGACTTCTTCGCGCCCCGCGCGTGACGCCGCCCCCGGAGGTCGATCCGTGTCGTTGATGGAGCAGATCTACAAGACCGTCATCCTCGAACGCAGCCGCACCCCCCGCCACCGCGGGACGCTCGCGGACCCCGCCGTCCGCCAGGAGGGCGTCAACCCGTCGTGCGGCGACGAACTCACGCTCGCGCTCCGCATCGAGGACGGCGTGGTGCGCGACGCGAAGTTCGAGGGGCACGGGTGCGCCATCAGCGCCGCCTCCGCCGACCTGATGGCCGACGCCCTCCACGGCAAGACCACCGCGGAGGCGCGCACCCTCGCGACGGCGTTCAAGGCCATGATCCGCGGCGAATCGCTCCCCACCGACCTCGACCTCGGGGAACTCACCGCCCTCGAGGGGGTCCGTCACCTGCACGCCCGCGTGAAGTGCGCGACGCTGCCCTGGACGACGCTGGAGGCGGCGCTCGACGGCGCCACCGGCCCCGTCAGCGACGAGTCGGCCGGCTAGCTCCGTCGCTCACGCGTCGGGCTCGCCGCCCGCGTCGTGCAGGTCCTCGGCGCGCAACGACCCCGCGGCGTCGCCGTCCGCGGGGCCATCGTCCGTCCCGACGTCCAGATCGAGGCTCCGCTCGAACGCCTGCAGCATCCCCCGCAACCGCTCGCGGATCGTGCCCTCCATCGTTCGGAGGCGGGCGACGTCCGCCTCCGCCTCGCGGCGCGCCAGGTCGGCGCGTTCGCGCACCAACGCCGCCTCCGCCTCCGCGTTCGCCTTCACCTGCTCGCCGACGCGCTCGGCGGAGACGATCGCCTCACGCAGGTCCCGCTCGACGCTGCGCAGCTCCTCGATGCGGGCGTCGCGCGCCTCGAGCGCGTCGCGCGCCTCCGCCAGCTCCCGGCGGGCGGCCTCGAGCTCCTCGGCGACGTCGGCGAGGAACGCCCGTACCGCCTTCGGGGCGTAGCCGGCGAGGCTCCGGTCGAAGCGGGCGTTCTCGACGTCCAACGGCGTGAGCTTCACGGGGTCCCCCCTTCGTCGTCGGGCGCGAACGTCGCGGCCCCCACCCGCACCATCGTCGCGCCCTCCTGCACCGCGACCTCCAGGTCGCCGCTCATCCCCATCGAGCGTTCCGGCAGGTCGTGGCCGTCCGCCAGCGCCGCCAACGTCCGGAAGACCGGCCGCGCGACCTCCGGATCGTCGGCGTACGGCGCCATCGTCATCAGCCCCACGACGTCGACGTGCGCGAGCGGCGCCGCGTACGCCAGGAGGGCCTCCAGCGCGTCGGGGGCGACCCCCTGCTTCGACGCCTCGCCCGCCACGTTCACCTCCACGAGCGCCTTGAAGACGTGATCGTGCTTCGCGCCCTGGGCCTCGAGCGCGTCCGCCAACCGCTCGGAATCGAGCGAGTGGATCCACGGGACGCGGGCCGCGGCGAGGTACTTCACCTTGTTGCGCTGCAGCGTCCCCACGTGATGCCAGATCACGTCGCTCGGGAGTACCTCCGCCTTCGCGCGCCACTCCTGCACCCGGTTTTCGCCCAGGTCGCGCACCCCTTCGGCGAGCACGACGTCGGCGACGACGTCGGCGTCGTGCGACTTCGTCACGGCGATCAACCGCACGTCGGCCGGGTCGCGACCGACCGAGGCGGCCGCCGCGGCGATCCGGCGCCGGACCGCCGCGACGCTCACAGGTGCGGGACGAGGGCGCGCACCAACCGACGGAACGTCGCGCCGCTGGCTTCGGCGGTCGCGAGGACCTCCGCTTCGTCGGCGTGATGGTCGCGGTCGGGGATCGCCAGGTCGGTGACCGTCGACAACCCCACCACCCGCATGCCCTCGTGGCGCGCGGCGAGCACCTCGTACACCGTCGACATCCCGATCGCGTCGGCCCCCCACGCCCGGAAGGCGCGCAACTCCGCACGGGTGGCGTACGACGGGCCCGACACCGCCAGGTACACCCCCTCGCGCAGCGGCACGTCGAGGCTGCGCGCGGTCGCCCGCGCGAGTTCCAGGTACGCCGGGTCGTACGCGTCGAACGTCACCGGAAAGCGCGGCCCCAAGGCCGGATCGTTCGCGCCGATCAGGGGGCTGTCGAACGTGAAGTTGATGAAGTCCCGCTGCAGCATCAGGTCCCCCGCCGACCACTCCGGACGCAGCCCCCCGCAGGCGTTGGAGACCACCAGGGCCTCCGCCCCGAGGGCGTGCATGACGCGGACGGGGAAGGCCACCTGGGCGGCGGGCAGGCCGTCGTACGGGTGCAGGCGACCGCGCATCGCGACCACCGGACGTCCGTCCAACGTCCCCAGCAGGAGGGTGCCGTCGTGCCCGGGGGCGGTCGCCGCGGCGAAGCCGGGGAGGCGGTCGTACGGCAGTTCCGCATCGACCTGGATCGCGTCGGCGAGCGGGCCGAGTCCGGACCCGAGCACGATCGCGACCTCCGGCCGGAGGCTCGACGCGGCCCGGATCGCGGCGACGGCCTCCTCGCGGAGGCCGGTGGCGGTCTGGTACGCAGCAGCGTCGCTCATGGCCGCATGCTACACCCCGTCCCCCGCGCCGCGCGGCGCGGGGGACGACCCCGCCACCCGGCGCGGACGCGCGGCGCATGAGAGACCGTTCACGTGGCCGGCGGGGCGGGGCGGTATGCTCCCCGCATGCACCCTTCGCCGTTTCGCGCCCGCGGCCCGCACGCCGACGCGCCGCCCGCCCGCCGACCCGTCGCTTCGTTCCTCGTCGCGCTGCTCGCGGCCCTCGCGCCGTTCGCGGTCGCGCAGGCGCCGGAGGTGCGCGGCCCCGTCGCGGAGGTCCGCGTCGAGGGCACCGAGACGTACGCCGACATCGTCCGGACCCTCGTCACCACCCGCCCCGGGACCCCCGCCGAACGCGTCGACCTCGAAGCGGAACGCAACCGCGTGTACGGCCTCGGGACGTTCGCGACCGTCAGCGTGTCGCTCGATCCCGGCCGCGACGGGCCGGTCCTCGTCGTTCGCGTCGAGGAGAACCCCGTCGTGGGCGAGGTCGTGTTCGACGGCGTCGAGGCGCTCTCGACGTCGCGCCTCTCGACCCTCGTCGCCGACGAGCACCTGCTGGCTCCGGGCCGCGTGTTCAACACCGGCCGCGCCGACGACGCCGTCGCCACGATCCAATCCGCCTACCGCGCCGAAGGGTTCCCGTTCGATCCCGACGTACGGCTCGAGACCGAGGTCGCGCCCGAGCTCGCCGACCGCGGCGAGGACCCGCCCCTCCGG includes:
- the recF gene encoding DNA replication and repair protein RecF (All proteins in this family for which functions are known are DNA-binding proteins that assist the filamentation of RecA onto DNA for the initiation of recombination or recombinational repair.), which encodes MILEGLRQFAFRNLATGALAFEPGVTAIVGPNAAGKSNLLDAAYLASTGALPSGTVGDALRWGEAEGFVAADLRREGVASQVHVGLAAGRKVVRLDGQAVRRGDVARHFAAVRMTPQDADLVHGSPSRRRGWLDDLLDRLSPRHAALAREYARVLEQRNAGLKTGAAADLVAVLGQRLAAVGDEIGDLRARAVARVDAVAAEVYGDVAGGAKRFAVALERSQGDAPLEVALRASAAEERARGVTVVGPHRDDLALTLDGRAVQTFGSRGEARTAALALRVAELRLLEEKHGAAPLLLLDDFSAELDADRRAYLLALSGRLPQALVSGTEAPPHATRVLRVAGGVVTEAGAVEDGAAEDGAAVAATPAGGGADDG
- a CDS encoding SufS family cysteine desulfurase, with the protein product MTVPPPASLDPAALRAETPILQREVHGHPLVYLDHAATAQRPRAVIDAMARHYERHHANVHRGAHQLAAEATDAYEAARTAIAAFLGAPDARSLVFVRNATEAINLLARAWGDAHLQAGDEILVPVSEHHANLVPWQMAAQRTGARIVPLPLGADQRLDLDAFRARLSHRTKLVAVGHMSNVLGVVHPVADIADLAHGVGAQVFVDGAQAAPHLPVDVAALGVDAYAVSGHKMMGPTGIGALWARADLLEALPPFLGGGEMIAKVEMETSTYAGIPNRFEAGTPAVAEAVGWHAAVDVLRGVGMDAVWAHDHALGEAMLARFDALEGVTTFGPRGADRGGILPFVIDGVHPHDVATALDAEGIAVRAGHHCAQPLMAALGVPSTVRASTHVTTTDAEIDALADAVASARDFFAPRA
- a CDS encoding DivIVA domain-containing protein, whose amino-acid sequence is MKLTPLDVENARFDRSLAGYAPKAVRAFLADVAEELEAARRELAEARDALEARDARIEELRSVERDLREAIVSAERVGEQVKANAEAEAALVRERADLARREAEADVARLRTMEGTIRERLRGMLQAFERSLDLDVGTDDGPADGDAAGSLRAEDLHDAGGEPDA
- a CDS encoding purine-nucleoside phosphorylase, producing the protein MSDAAAYQTATGLREEAVAAIRAASSLRPEVAIVLGSGLGPLADAIQVDAELPYDRLPGFAAATAPGHDGTLLLGTLDGRPVVAMRGRLHPYDGLPAAQVAFPVRVMHALGAEALVVSNACGGLRPEWSAGDLMLQRDFINFTFDSPLIGANDPALGPRFPVTFDAYDPAYLELARATARSLDVPLREGVYLAVSGPSYATRAELRAFRAWGADAIGMSTVYEVLAARHEGMRVVGLSTVTDLAIPDRDHHADEAEVLATAEASGATFRRLVRALVPHL
- a CDS encoding SUF system NifU family Fe-S cluster assembly protein, which gives rise to MEQIYKTVILERSRTPRHRGTLADPAVRQEGVNPSCGDELTLALRIEDGVVRDAKFEGHGCAISAASADLMADALHGKTTAEARTLATAFKAMIRGESLPTDLDLGELTALEGVRHLHARVKCATLPWTTLEAALDGATGPVSDESAG
- a CDS encoding DUF721 domain-containing protein → MAEHVANVVAKFFAKGGRTRAYRRAAAVVAWPEVVGATLARFAVARTVRDGTLFVDVSDSETAMHLSMQRPRFLRAYAERFGPGVVKDVRFVAGRPAERTPAEARAEAGGGATPDRTAEATVAIDEGARTRLMAALGRLDLPDAVATPALEAAEGWLRHRARAEAEGWTPCPHCGALSPDPGPCDACRRYREAPAVRRAAARLKVDPAAATPDLGDDERRVAEALAVEALDEDLVALLPQVLASPALAPQLRHAATVRLALSEGKPREAVGEADLDRLDARVARALGRWGAGAGEDDR
- a CDS encoding YggS family pyridoxal phosphate-dependent enzyme, with protein sequence MSVAAVRRRIAAAAASVGRDPADVRLIAVTKSHDADVVADVVLAEGVRDLGENRVQEWRAKAEVLPSDVIWHHVGTLQRNKVKYLAAARVPWIHSLDSERLADALEAQGAKHDHVFKALVEVNVAGEASKQGVAPDALEALLAYAAPLAHVDVVGLMTMAPYADDPEVARPVFRTLAALADGHDLPERSMGMSGDLEVAVQEGATMVRVGAATFAPDDEGGTP